In one window of Frigoriglobus tundricola DNA:
- the tnpB gene encoding IS66 family insertion sequence element accessory protein TnpB (TnpB, as the term is used for proteins encoded by IS66 family insertion elements, is considered an accessory protein, since TnpC, encoded by a neighboring gene, is a DDE family transposase.) produces MLSIPPTTQLWYGGAVDLRLGFDGLYRHVQSTLQADPLSGHLFIFTNRSANRLKALYWTRHGLCLWCQRLERGRYHFPTPTDRKLELTATEFAMILDGIDYSSAKRFTRYCRPKASESDLRTRTS; encoded by the coding sequence GTGCTGAGCATTCCACCCACCACCCAGCTCTGGTACGGCGGGGCCGTCGATCTGCGCCTCGGGTTCGACGGCCTGTACCGCCACGTCCAATCCACGCTTCAGGCCGATCCCTTGAGCGGGCATCTGTTCATTTTCACCAATCGCTCGGCCAACCGGCTCAAGGCCCTGTACTGGACCCGCCACGGGCTCTGCTTGTGGTGCCAGCGACTCGAGCGCGGGCGGTACCACTTCCCCACCCCGACCGACCGCAAACTCGAACTCACCGCCACCGAGTTCGCCATGATCCTCGACGGCATCGACTACTCGTCGGCCAAACGTTTCACCCGTTATTGTCGCCCGAAAGCGTCCGAATCCGACTTGCGCACCCGCACGTCCTGA
- the tnpA gene encoding IS66 family insertion sequence element accessory protein TnpA — MPAVPAASRRDPAATRRRWAERLERFRRSGQTIAQFCAAEGVSPPSFYVWRRTLADHAPSPVPVTPTLVPIRLTPSPAGPPIEVVFPSGTVLRFPVDARPEVIAALVHAVEGRPC; from the coding sequence GTGCCTGCTGTCCCTGCTGCCTCTCGCCGTGACCCGGCCGCCACCCGTCGCCGGTGGGCCGAACGACTCGAACGGTTCCGCCGGTCGGGGCAGACGATCGCTCAGTTCTGTGCCGCCGAGGGCGTCTCACCGCCGTCCTTTTATGTGTGGCGGCGAACCCTCGCGGACCACGCCCCATCACCCGTACCGGTCACTCCGACGCTCGTCCCCATCCGCCTGACCCCGTCGCCCGCCGGACCGCCGATCGAGGTGGTGTTCCCGTCGGGAACCGTCCTGCGGTTCCCGGTCGATGCCCGACCGGAGGTCATCGCCGCCCTCGTGCATGCGGTGGAGGGGCGCCCGTGCTGA
- a CDS encoding tyrosine-type recombinase/integrase: MASLQERNGSYRVQFFFRGKLHGFTLGKVSVSEADAKAAQVDYLLMRLKQKLITLPDGTDIVSFVQHDGKPPATPSVTVPGAPRQAVSLSHLRDQYLTTHGNGTLEANTLATCRLHFSHLCRVLGGGLTLTELTLHVLQSYVTTRAGSEIATATIRKELSTFRAAWNWGGAMGLITGTFPSRGLRYPKTDDKSPFMTLAEVTRQLGAASDPSTLWESLYLTAPEVAELLAHVKERAAHPWIYPLVCFAAHTGARRSEILRVLTADIDFDKNVVTIREKKRSRGRRTSRRIPLTPFLRDVLTDWLKSHPGGPALFCQTGTVARSKKRSRTTGHLDEKKRPSGLKGRLATVKQRESVAPSALTKDEVHDHFSRTLRESKWENVRGLHTLRHSFVSACASKGVDQRVLQEWCGHMSPDMSRRYAHLYPSTQQEAIKSVFG; this comes from the coding sequence ATGGCGTCTCTGCAAGAACGGAACGGCAGCTACCGCGTCCAATTCTTCTTTCGCGGTAAGCTTCACGGCTTCACTCTCGGCAAGGTCTCCGTTTCGGAGGCGGATGCCAAGGCCGCGCAGGTCGATTACCTGCTCATGCGGCTGAAACAAAAACTCATCACCCTGCCGGACGGGACGGACATTGTTTCGTTCGTCCAGCACGACGGTAAGCCGCCCGCGACTCCTTCGGTCACAGTCCCCGGAGCGCCGCGCCAAGCGGTCTCCCTTTCCCATCTCAGGGACCAATACCTGACCACACACGGCAACGGCACACTGGAGGCAAACACGCTTGCCACGTGCCGGCTGCACTTCAGCCATCTCTGTCGCGTTCTCGGCGGCGGTTTGACGCTGACCGAACTCACCCTCCATGTGTTGCAGAGCTACGTGACCACACGAGCCGGGTCCGAAATCGCCACGGCGACCATCCGCAAAGAACTCTCGACGTTTCGCGCGGCGTGGAACTGGGGCGGGGCGATGGGACTGATTACCGGGACATTCCCGTCCCGCGGGCTCCGGTATCCGAAGACGGACGACAAGTCGCCGTTCATGACGCTGGCCGAGGTGACGCGGCAACTCGGCGCCGCGAGCGACCCGTCCACCCTCTGGGAATCGCTTTACCTGACCGCTCCCGAAGTCGCCGAGCTGCTGGCGCATGTGAAAGAGAGGGCCGCGCACCCGTGGATCTACCCCCTGGTCTGCTTTGCGGCACACACGGGCGCGCGGCGGAGCGAGATTCTCCGCGTGTTGACCGCGGACATCGACTTCGACAAGAACGTGGTCACGATCCGGGAGAAGAAGCGGAGTCGCGGGCGGCGGACGAGCCGTCGAATTCCCCTGACCCCGTTCTTGCGGGATGTGCTGACCGACTGGCTGAAGAGCCATCCGGGCGGTCCGGCGCTGTTTTGCCAGACCGGGACCGTCGCCCGGAGCAAGAAGCGGAGCCGGACCACCGGGCACCTGGACGAAAAGAAGCGGCCCTCGGGACTGAAGGGGCGACTCGCGACCGTAAAGCAGCGGGAAAGCGTCGCCCCATCCGCACTCACCAAGGACGAGGTCCACGACCACTTCAGCCGGACCCTGCGGGAGAGTAAGTGGGAAAATGTGCGGGGGTTGCACACGCTCCGACACAGTTTCGTGAGTGCGTGTGCGAGCAAGGGAGTGGATCAGCGGGTGCTACAGGAATGGTGCGGCCACATGTCCCCGGACATGTCCCGGCGGTACGCCCACCTGTACCCCTCTACCCAGCAGGAGGCGATCAAATCAGTGTTCGGTTGA
- the tnpC gene encoding IS66 family transposase has protein sequence MDSDAPLPTDVLTLQGMVRALQAENADLRTQLQRQAEQFQRTIDDLRAEVAALKAKLDRATTHRFGRRSERTPKPPKVPGDGPAKRRHDHGRSPLPAHLERRDTVLDLTPDERRCSGCGGDRVCIGQTQTEQLDCDPTPYFVRRTIRKTYACQQCPPTVRAEDRIRTATPSTVGPIDKGLCGPGLLAEVLVGKFLDHLPLHRQVARIGRAGVTVSESTLGDWVKQSAVLLTSLYQLMLERVRTCPVLWSDDTRSRFAQPGERTMPHGHFWVGIGDPTAPYTAFHFTTGYDAASGPDQFLGGFRGHVHADCLAQYNGLFAAGAKHVACWSHARRKFLGAGDPGAKAVERINRLYHIEHTLPAPDSPEHIVARRATRQARALPILNDLKAWLDAALGTALPKSALGAAIRYVANHWAAFVRYTEDGRLSIDNNLSERTLRLIAVGRSNWKFVGSAKAGAHAAVHFSVVGTCRHLGLDATAYLREVLPALHALGEKPTADQLAPLLPDVWAKRQQSRLLVA, from the coding sequence ATGGACTCCGACGCCCCGCTGCCGACCGACGTGCTGACCCTCCAAGGGATGGTGCGTGCCCTCCAGGCCGAAAACGCCGACCTCCGCACGCAGCTCCAACGCCAGGCCGAGCAGTTCCAACGGACCATCGACGACCTGCGTGCCGAGGTCGCGGCCTTGAAGGCGAAGTTGGACCGGGCCACGACGCACCGGTTCGGCCGGCGGTCCGAACGCACACCGAAGCCACCGAAGGTCCCCGGCGACGGACCCGCGAAGCGGCGCCACGACCACGGCCGTTCGCCACTCCCGGCGCACCTCGAACGCCGCGACACGGTCCTCGATCTGACCCCCGACGAGCGCCGCTGCTCGGGCTGTGGTGGCGACCGCGTGTGCATCGGCCAGACCCAGACCGAGCAACTCGATTGCGACCCGACCCCGTACTTCGTGCGGCGCACGATCCGCAAGACGTACGCGTGCCAACAGTGCCCCCCGACGGTCCGGGCCGAGGACCGGATCCGGACCGCCACGCCGAGTACCGTCGGACCGATCGACAAGGGACTGTGTGGTCCGGGCTTGTTGGCCGAGGTTCTCGTCGGGAAGTTCCTCGACCACCTGCCGCTGCACCGCCAAGTCGCCCGGATCGGGCGCGCGGGGGTGACGGTGTCCGAGAGTACCTTGGGCGATTGGGTGAAACAGTCCGCGGTGTTACTGACGTCGCTGTACCAGTTGATGCTCGAGCGGGTGCGCACGTGTCCGGTCCTCTGGTCCGATGACACCCGCTCGCGGTTCGCCCAGCCCGGTGAGCGAACGATGCCGCACGGCCACTTCTGGGTGGGGATCGGAGATCCGACGGCCCCGTACACGGCGTTCCACTTCACGACCGGTTACGACGCCGCGAGCGGACCGGACCAGTTCTTAGGCGGCTTCCGGGGCCACGTGCATGCCGATTGCCTCGCACAGTACAACGGCCTGTTCGCCGCCGGAGCCAAGCACGTCGCCTGTTGGTCCCACGCGCGCCGCAAGTTCCTCGGCGCCGGGGACCCCGGGGCCAAGGCGGTCGAACGCATCAACCGGTTGTACCACATCGAGCACACGCTTCCGGCGCCGGACTCACCGGAGCACATCGTCGCCCGTCGCGCGACGCGGCAAGCAAGGGCGCTCCCGATCCTGAACGACCTGAAGGCGTGGCTCGACGCGGCACTCGGGACGGCGTTGCCCAAGTCGGCCCTGGGGGCCGCGATCCGGTACGTGGCGAATCACTGGGCCGCGTTCGTCCGGTACACCGAGGACGGGCGACTCTCGATCGATAATAACCTGAGCGAGCGAACGCTCCGGCTGATCGCCGTGGGTCGGAGCAATTGGAAGTTCGTGGGCAGTGCGAAGGCCGGTGCGCACGCCGCGGTTCACTTCTCGGTGGTGGGCACGTGTCGGCACTTGGGTCTCGATGCGACGGCATACCTGCGTGAGGTTCTTCCGGCCCTTCATGCGTTGGGCGAGAAGCCGACGGCGGACCAACTCGCACCTCTTCTGCCCGACGTGTGGGCGAAGCGTCAACAATCCCGACTCCTCGTCGCGTAA
- the tnpC gene encoding IS66 family transposase: MGADSPLPNDVPTLQDLVRGLRAESAELRTQLRDQAQQFQRTIDELRAEVAALKAKLDRATTHRFGRRSERTPKPPKSPGDPTVKRRHDHGRASLPAHLPRRDTVLDLTPEERRCPGCGGDRVCIGQTQTEQLDCDPTPYFVRRTIRKTYACPQCPTTVPVEERIRTATPSTVGPINKGLCGPGVLAEVIVGKYLDHLPLHRQVARIARAGVTVAESTLGDWMKQSAVLLTPLYQLMLERVRACPVIWSDDTRSRFAKPGERTMPQGHFWVTIGDPTVPYTLFHFTTGYDAATGPDRFLGGFRGHVHADCLAQYNGLFANGAKHVACWAHARRKFLAAGDVATEAVEFIHRLYHLEHQLAPPDTPERIAARHATRQSQAVPVLNDLKAWLDAALVAALPKSAVAIAIRYVANHWAAFVRYTEDGRLSLDNNLSERTLRLIAVGRSNWKFVGSAKAGERSAVHYSVVGTCRHLGLDAAAYLRQVLPALHALGEKPTADQLEPLLPDVWAKRQQSRPLAA, encoded by the coding sequence ATGGGCGCCGACTCACCGCTGCCGAACGACGTGCCGACCCTCCAGGACCTGGTGCGTGGGCTCCGGGCCGAGAGCGCCGAACTCCGCACGCAGCTCCGGGACCAGGCCCAGCAGTTCCAACGCACCATCGACGAGTTGCGGGCCGAGGTCGCGGCATTAAAGGCGAAGTTGGATCGGGCGACGACGCACCGCTTCGGGCGCCGGTCCGAACGCACACCGAAGCCACCGAAGAGCCCCGGCGACCCGACCGTGAAGCGGCGGCACGACCACGGGCGTGCGTCCCTCCCGGCCCACCTGCCGCGCCGTGACACGGTCCTCGATCTGACGCCCGAGGAGCGCCGCTGTCCGGGTTGCGGCGGGGACCGCGTGTGCATCGGTCAGACCCAGACCGAGCAACTCGATTGCGACCCGACCCCGTACTTCGTGCGGCGCACGATCCGCAAAACCTACGCCTGCCCGCAGTGCCCCACAACCGTCCCGGTCGAGGAGCGAATCCGAACCGCCACGCCGAGCACCGTCGGGCCGATCAACAAGGGGCTGTGCGGTCCCGGCGTGCTGGCCGAGGTCATCGTCGGGAAGTACTTGGATCACCTGCCGCTGCACCGTCAGGTCGCCCGGATCGCACGCGCGGGTGTGACGGTCGCCGAGAGTACCTTGGGCGATTGGATGAAACAGTCGGCGGTCCTGCTGACGCCGCTGTACCAGTTGATGCTCGAGCGGGTGCGTGCGTGCCCGGTGATCTGGTCCGACGACACCCGCTCGCGGTTCGCCAAGCCCGGTGAACGAACGATGCCGCAGGGCCACTTCTGGGTGACGATCGGGGATCCAACCGTTCCGTACACGCTCTTCCACTTCACGACCGGTTACGATGCCGCGACCGGACCGGATCGGTTCCTCGGGGGCTTCCGGGGCCACGTGCATGCCGATTGCCTCGCACAGTACAACGGCCTGTTTGCCAACGGGGCCAAGCACGTCGCGTGTTGGGCTCACGCCCGCCGTAAGTTCCTCGCCGCCGGGGACGTCGCGACCGAGGCGGTCGAGTTCATCCACCGGTTGTATCACCTCGAGCACCAACTCGCGCCGCCCGACACCCCGGAACGCATCGCCGCCCGTCACGCCACGCGGCAATCGCAGGCGGTCCCGGTGTTGAATGACCTGAAGGCGTGGCTCGACGCGGCGCTCGTGGCCGCGCTGCCGAAATCGGCGGTTGCCATCGCGATCCGGTACGTGGCGAACCACTGGGCCGCGTTCGTCCGGTACACCGAGGACGGGCGTCTGTCGCTGGACAATAACCTCAGTGAGAGAACGCTCCGGCTCATCGCCGTGGGTCGGAGCAATTGGAAGTTCGTGGGCAGTGCGAAGGCGGGTGAGCGGTCCGCGGTCCACTACTCGGTGGTGGGCACGTGTCGGCACCTGGGCCTGGACGCGGCGGCCTACCTGCGCCAGGTTCTTCCGGCCCTTCATGCGTTGGGCGAGAAGCCGACCGCGGACCAACTCGAACCTCTTCTGCCCGATGTGTGGGCGAAACGCCAACAATCACGTCCCCTCGCCGCGTAG
- a CDS encoding type IV secretory system conjugative DNA transfer family protein, with translation MTRLLQLASCLTIGYSAALLCIIVPYLWVVPIVLTIALSSRRVVRLSSHGTARWADAYRDIKHLLWGSGIILGYVPGRIALREGFRALWNNEPGCCSTFLTSLRRKQPPRIVRLTDAVHVLCCAPTGAGKGQSIVLPHITTCIDSMVIIDPKKENWKFSAAMRERMNHKVIVLDPMGDGHSFNTLDLIDPESETAIDDIRAASEALIVKTGHEHDLHWNASAEVMISGLTAACVAYASKDDRNYQTVRSLLTNNEKRQAVVQLMQTSDKFGGILARLGAQIAQFEGKELASVLTSANRHLNFMDSPAIARCMKSSDFDPGDLNTGRMTIYCVVPPEYQRSLAPLQRLWLTSLLRVVVKGGELKRKVSFVCDEAASLGHLEIMDDAVDKYRSYGVRLLLIYQTLSQLQLCWPDGRDQTVLGNCTQVFFGINHLPTAEYIANRLGDFTQIVTNGGTNQSTSRQSGEKSGSVSHTSGSNQGWNQAGRKLLMASEIMQLNQRQAITFHPGVPPIMSWLVRFYEGFRTENGMGVFRVLMDTLSLLVLAIIVAAISTAMAIHGVK, from the coding sequence ATGACTCGACTGCTCCAGTTAGCTAGCTGCCTGACTATCGGCTACTCCGCAGCACTGCTCTGCATCATCGTCCCGTACCTCTGGGTCGTGCCAATCGTCCTCACCATCGCGCTGTCGTCCCGGCGCGTGGTGCGACTCAGTAGTCACGGTACGGCGCGATGGGCAGATGCTTACCGCGATATCAAGCATCTGCTGTGGGGAAGCGGCATCATTCTGGGCTACGTGCCCGGCAGGATTGCGCTCCGCGAAGGCTTTCGGGCGCTGTGGAACAACGAACCGGGGTGTTGCAGTACTTTCTTAACATCCTTAAGGCGGAAACAGCCGCCAAGGATCGTTCGCCTGACTGATGCGGTTCACGTTTTGTGCTGCGCCCCGACAGGCGCTGGCAAGGGGCAATCAATCGTGCTTCCGCATATTACGACATGTATCGATTCGATGGTAATCATCGACCCGAAAAAGGAGAACTGGAAGTTTTCGGCGGCGATGCGTGAACGCATGAATCATAAGGTGATCGTCCTCGACCCAATGGGAGATGGGCACAGTTTCAACACACTGGATCTCATCGACCCTGAATCCGAAACGGCGATTGACGACATTCGCGCGGCTTCAGAAGCCTTGATTGTTAAAACTGGCCATGAACATGACCTGCACTGGAATGCTTCGGCGGAAGTGATGATATCCGGCCTCACGGCAGCCTGTGTCGCCTACGCTTCTAAGGATGACAGAAATTATCAGACGGTGAGAAGTCTACTCACCAACAATGAAAAACGGCAAGCGGTTGTTCAGCTTATGCAGACATCGGATAAGTTCGGCGGGATTTTGGCCAGGTTAGGGGCACAGATCGCGCAGTTTGAAGGCAAGGAGCTGGCGTCGGTCTTAACTTCCGCAAACCGACATTTGAATTTCATGGATTCGCCCGCCATCGCCCGGTGCATGAAGTCGTCGGACTTCGACCCCGGCGACCTTAACACGGGCAGAATGACGATCTACTGTGTGGTCCCTCCAGAGTACCAACGCAGCCTCGCTCCGCTCCAGCGCCTGTGGCTGACCTCACTGCTCCGAGTCGTCGTCAAAGGAGGGGAGTTAAAGCGCAAAGTGTCGTTTGTGTGTGATGAGGCGGCCAGCCTCGGCCACCTCGAAATCATGGATGATGCAGTGGATAAGTACCGTTCGTATGGGGTGCGGCTGCTGCTCATATATCAGACTTTATCACAATTGCAATTATGTTGGCCCGACGGGCGAGATCAGACAGTTCTGGGGAATTGCACACAGGTGTTCTTTGGCATCAACCACTTGCCAACTGCCGAATACATCGCAAACCGTCTGGGCGATTTTACCCAGATCGTAACGAACGGAGGGACAAACCAAAGCACCTCCCGCCAATCGGGAGAAAAATCCGGAAGCGTGAGCCACACATCGGGCAGTAACCAAGGATGGAATCAGGCGGGTCGCAAGCTCCTGATGGCCTCAGAAATCATGCAACTCAATCAACGGCAAGCGATCACCTTCCATCCGGGCGTACCGCCGATCATGAGCTGGCTCGTGAGATTTTACGAGGGCTTCCGCACAGAGAACGGCATGGGTGTGTTTCGGGTGCTCATGGACACCCTGTCCCTTCTCGTGTTGGCAATAATCGTCGCCGCGATTTCCACGGCGATGGCCATCCACGGGGTCAAGTGA
- the tnpA gene encoding IS66 family insertion sequence element accessory protein TnpA → MPDSSVRSRSGASANRKWVECLERFAASNQTVAAFCTTEGVSLSNFYLWRRRLAQPAPPPVVVPMRVAPLPTPATPIELALPSGTVVRFTIRVSPRLHVRSGHRVIHRNRPGASGNLFSWEALA, encoded by the coding sequence ATGCCCGACTCGTCCGTTCGCTCCCGTTCTGGCGCGAGCGCCAACCGGAAATGGGTTGAATGCCTCGAACGCTTTGCGGCCAGCAATCAGACTGTCGCCGCGTTCTGCACCACTGAAGGCGTTTCCCTGTCCAACTTCTACTTGTGGCGGCGACGCCTCGCCCAACCCGCTCCGCCGCCGGTCGTCGTGCCCATGCGCGTCGCACCACTTCCGACGCCCGCGACACCGATCGAACTGGCTCTGCCGTCCGGAACCGTCGTCCGGTTCACCATTCGAGTGTCTCCGCGATTACACGTCCGGTCTGGTCACCGAGTTATTCATCGGAACCGGCCCGGCGCGTCGGGAAATTTGTTTTCTTGGGAAGCGCTCGCGTGA
- a CDS encoding type I-G CRISPR-associated protein, Cas3-extension family: protein MTGLDGANPLAFLAALGTLVVCDQLSRVPDPPAWLNGRVAMSWGRHRSPTVPVLHLPGPPPSPTDVDAYLASRLAKSVEDHPSAWVVEMLERGLGKDATRDFSDIKRHAVPPVHADRHRLDWVTALSCESAIDADRQLQKVRCDYLIGNLKSLLAGAGADHLRRTLFDTWDYADGRSNQSLHGEPSEDRRHAYQWHQPNGDPTRKRRGGMLGANRLALEAWPLFPSFPDGPDRVRTRGFRGNRAGSTFWLWPLWSSCLTPDAVASILSVPNLQSSAGDTDSVRCLGVTAVYRSQRILVGKTPNLTPADAIV, encoded by the coding sequence CTGACCGGCCTCGACGGGGCCAACCCGCTCGCGTTCCTCGCGGCGCTTGGGACGCTCGTCGTCTGCGATCAACTGTCGCGTGTACCCGATCCGCCCGCCTGGCTGAACGGACGGGTGGCGATGTCCTGGGGCCGTCATCGTTCCCCGACCGTACCCGTACTTCATCTGCCGGGGCCGCCACCCTCGCCGACGGACGTGGACGCGTACCTCGCGAGTCGGTTGGCGAAATCGGTCGAAGACCATCCGTCCGCGTGGGTGGTCGAAATGCTGGAACGCGGTCTCGGCAAGGACGCGACGAGAGACTTTTCCGACATCAAACGGCACGCCGTCCCGCCCGTACACGCCGACCGGCACCGCCTCGATTGGGTCACCGCCCTGTCGTGCGAGTCGGCGATCGACGCCGATCGTCAGTTGCAGAAGGTCCGCTGCGACTACCTGATCGGCAATCTGAAGTCGCTCCTGGCCGGGGCCGGTGCGGACCACCTGCGGCGGACGCTGTTCGACACCTGGGACTACGCGGACGGGCGGTCCAACCAGTCGCTGCACGGGGAGCCGAGCGAGGACCGGCGTCACGCGTACCAGTGGCACCAGCCCAACGGCGACCCGACGCGGAAGCGCCGCGGCGGGATGCTGGGTGCGAACCGTCTGGCGCTGGAGGCGTGGCCGCTGTTCCCGTCGTTCCCGGACGGCCCCGATCGGGTGCGGACGCGTGGGTTCCGGGGCAACCGGGCGGGTAGCACGTTCTGGTTGTGGCCGTTGTGGAGTTCCTGCTTGACACCGGACGCTGTGGCCTCCATTCTCAGCGTACCGAACCTCCAGTCGTCTGCTGGGGATACCGATTCCGTTCGGTGTCTGGGTGTGACGGCGGTATACCGGAGCCAGCGGATCTTGGTGGGCAAGACGCCGAACCTGACCCCGGCCGACGCGATCGTATGA
- a CDS encoding ParB/RepB/Spo0J family partition protein — translation MAALRLHTVPLTACDIAFNPRSARDPDYCRSLGENIRMNGQQVPLIGFYQVERFQVADGGCRVVGMQLAGLTEALALDLGKQPTAAELLMAQASVDLYKEFLPPLDRAQLYRSLLDARGCTAVQLAHDLCVSDSTVGKYLSLLTLPANLQQQINAGTLEFSKACVLAQEPDPVRQLELAMAAPNLSRTALARLAMKGRRAKATSEKFSKVRCQLVNGTIVTVSGAGLDWEGLIDAISAALDYARKAHRDSLDIKTAEKVWKERASGKKV, via the coding sequence ATGGCAGCCCTGCGTCTGCACACCGTTCCGCTGACCGCGTGCGACATCGCTTTCAACCCGCGATCGGCGCGCGACCCCGACTACTGCCGCTCGTTGGGGGAGAACATCCGGATGAATGGCCAGCAGGTGCCGCTCATTGGCTTCTACCAAGTTGAGCGTTTTCAGGTCGCCGACGGCGGGTGCCGGGTCGTGGGGATGCAGCTTGCCGGTCTGACCGAGGCGCTCGCCTTGGATCTGGGCAAGCAGCCCACTGCGGCTGAGCTGCTGATGGCACAGGCTTCTGTGGATTTGTACAAGGAGTTCCTCCCGCCGCTCGACCGAGCGCAGTTGTATCGGTCGCTGCTCGATGCCCGCGGATGTACCGCCGTGCAACTCGCGCACGATCTGTGCGTCAGCGACAGCACGGTCGGCAAATACCTTTCTCTCCTCACCCTACCGGCCAACCTTCAGCAACAGATCAACGCGGGCACACTGGAATTCAGCAAGGCGTGCGTCCTCGCCCAGGAACCAGATCCCGTCCGTCAACTCGAACTGGCGATGGCGGCGCCGAACCTGAGTAGAACCGCTCTCGCCAGGCTGGCCATGAAGGGTCGCCGTGCGAAGGCCACGTCAGAAAAGTTCTCAAAAGTGCGCTGCCAATTGGTGAACGGAACCATCGTTACGGTTTCCGGCGCGGGCCTCGATTGGGAGGGTCTAATAGACGCGATATCCGCTGCCCTCGACTACGCACGCAAAGCGCATCGGGATTCGCTGGATATTAAGACAGCGGAAAAAGTGTGGAAGGAAAGAGCGAGCGGCAAGAAAGTGTAG
- the tnpB gene encoding IS66 family insertion sequence element accessory protein TnpB, which translates to MQRLERGRYHFPTPTDRKLELTATEFAMILDGIDVSHVRRFKRFTPAPVQARAT; encoded by the coding sequence ATCCAGCGACTCGAGCGCGGGCGTTACCACTTCCCCACCCCGACCGACCGCAAACTCGAACTCACCGCCACCGAGTTCGCCATGATCCTCGACGGCATCGACGTGTCCCACGTCCGGCGGTTCAAGCGATTCACGCCCGCCCCGGTACAAGCTCGCGCTACTTGA